In one Gemmatimonadaceae bacterium genomic region, the following are encoded:
- a CDS encoding DUF2911 domain-containing protein, which produces MKALLSVLLVPCALQAQPASFVYRLGKDTAAVEQYTRTATSIAGDMVQRNGPAVARYRYAITLGKDGRPTAALLQRLNQDGSAAPAPSTTRFTLTPDSIVREIVFADSTQRRAFAAKGALVNWPTFIYGPTELLAGLRAKKLAVDSLPAVGSAGNQGFTGFTTLGGDSVRFRGGAYAMVLRHDAQQRLLSVDGSGTTNKVMATRGGAVDFEAMAKGMKPTGVLSLRDDARAAFGPGGMVIVDYGRPQVRDRSVWGGVLVPFDSVWRMGANDATHLFTTRPLTMGSLTLAPGMYTLWVQHTKSGTMLIVNKGTGQWGTQYDASQDLGKVPMTLADAPGFVETMTITVKAQGATRGSIELAWGDKVASVPFTVGNR; this is translated from the coding sequence ATGAAAGCTCTCCTCTCCGTTCTGCTGGTACCGTGCGCGCTTCAGGCGCAGCCGGCGTCCTTTGTCTATCGCCTGGGCAAGGATACCGCCGCGGTGGAGCAGTACACACGCACGGCCACGTCGATTGCCGGCGACATGGTGCAGCGCAACGGCCCGGCGGTGGCACGCTATCGCTACGCCATCACGCTCGGCAAGGATGGCCGCCCCACGGCGGCGTTGTTGCAGCGCCTCAATCAGGATGGCAGCGCGGCGCCGGCGCCGAGCACGACGCGCTTCACGCTCACGCCCGATTCGATCGTACGGGAGATCGTGTTTGCCGACAGCACCCAGCGGCGCGCCTTTGCCGCCAAGGGGGCGCTCGTGAACTGGCCGACGTTCATCTACGGCCCCACCGAGCTGCTGGCCGGGCTGCGCGCGAAGAAGCTGGCCGTCGATTCGCTGCCGGCGGTGGGGAGCGCGGGCAATCAGGGCTTCACCGGCTTTACCACACTCGGTGGTGACTCCGTGCGCTTCCGTGGCGGTGCCTACGCCATGGTCCTGCGCCATGACGCGCAGCAGCGCTTGCTCTCGGTGGACGGCAGCGGGACCACGAACAAGGTCATGGCCACGCGTGGCGGCGCGGTGGACTTCGAGGCGATGGCCAAGGGCATGAAGCCCACTGGCGTGCTGTCCCTGCGCGACGATGCGCGCGCCGCGTTCGGCCCCGGCGGCATGGTGATCGTGGACTACGGCCGCCCGCAGGTGCGTGACCGCAGTGTGTGGGGCGGCGTGCTCGTGCCCTTCGACAGTGTGTGGCGCATGGGCGCCAACGATGCGACGCACCTCTTCACCACGCGCCCGCTCACGATGGGGTCGCTCACGCTCGCCCCGGGGATGTACACGCTGTGGGTGCAGCACACGAAGAGCGGCACGATGCTCATCGTGAACAAGGGCACCGGTCAGTGGGGGACGCAGTACGACGCCAGCCAGGACCTGGGCAAGGTGCCCATGACGCTGGCCGACGCGCCAGGCTTTGTCGAAACCATGACCATCACCGTGAAGGCGCAGGGCGCCACCCGCGGATCGATCGAGCTGGCGTGGGGTGATAAGGTGGCGAGTGTGCCGTTCACGGTCGGGAATCGCTAA
- a CDS encoding GTP-binding protein yields the protein MIPLVLMAGFLGAGKTRFLTQLVPALAARGVRSRIILNDFENATIDAARLGALDALVTPLNGECVCCGSLRELLQQLYDTPNDPGSVMLIEANGATETDELLGHLTTDARLGHFTLPLQLTIVDAAKWQKRWFSNALERAQVRTATHVQLNWMERLGDARRTAVRASVREVAPNAALVQVDDYADTLTALSQEVHAAADRGGRAPAAAPAHRHGHTHPFGSLALPLPRVVDRAAFTAFVRDLPATVVRAKGMIRFADAPTAMWVWHKVPGRRSLKLDRSEFHDDAESTALFIGVGMDPDDLSARIAGLSRP from the coding sequence ATGATCCCGCTGGTGTTGATGGCGGGGTTTCTCGGGGCGGGGAAGACGCGCTTTCTCACGCAGCTCGTGCCCGCGCTGGCCGCGCGTGGTGTGCGGTCGCGCATCATTCTGAACGACTTCGAAAACGCGACCATCGACGCCGCGCGCCTGGGTGCCCTCGATGCGCTGGTCACGCCGCTCAACGGGGAGTGTGTCTGCTGCGGGTCGCTGCGCGAGCTGCTGCAGCAGCTGTACGACACGCCGAACGATCCGGGCAGCGTGATGCTCATCGAGGCGAACGGCGCGACCGAAACCGACGAACTGCTCGGTCACCTCACGACCGACGCCCGGCTCGGCCACTTCACGCTGCCGCTGCAGCTCACGATCGTGGACGCCGCCAAGTGGCAGAAGCGGTGGTTCAGCAATGCGCTCGAGCGCGCCCAGGTGCGGACGGCTACGCACGTGCAGCTCAACTGGATGGAGCGCCTCGGCGACGCGCGACGCACCGCCGTGCGGGCCAGCGTGCGCGAGGTCGCGCCGAACGCCGCCTTGGTGCAGGTGGATGACTATGCGGACACCCTGACCGCTCTCTCGCAGGAGGTGCACGCCGCGGCCGATCGCGGCGGTCGGGCACCGGCCGCAGCGCCGGCGCACCGGCACGGGCATACGCACCCGTTCGGCAGTCTCGCGCTGCCGCTGCCGCGGGTGGTGGATCGCGCGGCGTTCACGGCGTTCGTGCGCGATCTGCCGGCCACGGTGGTCCGTGCCAAAGGGATGATCCGCTTCGCCGACGCACCCACGGCCATGTGGGTCTGGCACAAAGTGCCCGGCCGCCGCAGTCTCAAGCTCGATCGCTCGGAATTTCACGACGACGCCGAGTCCACCGCGCTGTTCATCGGCGTGGGGATGGATCCGGATGACCTCAGCGCCCGCATTGCGGGCCTTTCTCGCCCATGA
- a CDS encoding permease, which translates to MSSALLLTSLGALGSGPLLARSARTRPQMLAFIDGFVLVTIGGLVLLDIIPHALEHRDVFAALFMVLGFALPTIAERLFHYGVQRTHTAVLTLAIIGLAIHSALDGSAIAQSDADTQNLLGYGVLLHQLPVSLMIWWVLGDRPKVSWLVLAGMAIVTVLGYLAEPTIFAVLPERAGLWFEGLVGGSLLHVIAHPAHDHEHDAHDDERHVHAPTAAHDHDHDHGHAHDHAHDHAHDHASADAHGHSHAPAPWPNGVGALLGIALLVLLYLSKRDETGAIPILETWRTLWGLALDSAPAVLLAYVAAGLVHAFVPVGSLSWMSRGSRLRQGVAGMAVGLPLPVCSCGVVPLYQQLIQQGASTTAAVAFLVATPELGIDAIMLSIPLLGTPFAIVRVVAAGAAALGVAMVMGARITKKPRGLPMAAPVVARTLGDRLTQAARSGFGEMVDHTAPWILVGLLLAAMAAPILQGSWLAALPRGLDVVVFAMIGLPLYICASASTPLVAVLIAAGVSPGAGLALLLTGPASNVSTIGILTRMHGRAFALGFTAAMIGFAIALGVLVNIALPTLAASQPALATETTGTPIQLLSVILCGVLYAASVIRRGARGFLGELAFAEA; encoded by the coding sequence ATGTCGTCCGCGCTGCTGTTGACCAGTCTTGGAGCCCTTGGCTCGGGCCCGCTACTGGCGCGGTCGGCGCGGACGCGTCCGCAGATGCTCGCCTTCATCGACGGCTTCGTGCTCGTCACGATCGGCGGGCTCGTGCTGCTCGACATCATCCCGCACGCGCTCGAGCACCGCGATGTCTTCGCGGCGCTGTTCATGGTGCTGGGCTTCGCGCTCCCCACCATCGCCGAGCGGCTCTTTCACTACGGCGTACAGCGGACGCACACGGCGGTCCTCACGCTCGCGATCATCGGCCTCGCCATCCATTCCGCGCTCGATGGCAGCGCCATCGCGCAGAGCGATGCCGATACCCAGAACCTCTTGGGCTACGGCGTGCTGCTGCATCAGCTGCCGGTGAGCCTGATGATCTGGTGGGTGCTGGGCGACCGTCCGAAGGTGTCGTGGCTGGTGCTGGCGGGTATGGCCATCGTAACCGTGCTCGGGTACCTCGCCGAGCCCACGATCTTTGCCGTGCTGCCGGAGCGCGCCGGCTTGTGGTTCGAGGGACTCGTGGGCGGATCGCTGCTGCACGTCATCGCGCATCCGGCGCACGATCATGAACACGACGCGCATGATGATGAGCGTCATGTCCATGCGCCTACTGCCGCGCACGATCACGATCACGATCACGGTCATGCGCATGACCATGCGCATGACCACGCGCATGACCACGCGTCGGCCGACGCGCACGGGCATTCACATGCACCCGCGCCGTGGCCCAATGGTGTGGGGGCGTTGCTGGGGATCGCGCTGCTCGTGCTGTTGTATTTGAGCAAGCGCGACGAAACCGGGGCCATCCCCATCCTCGAGACGTGGCGCACACTCTGGGGGCTTGCGCTCGATAGCGCCCCGGCGGTGCTGCTCGCCTATGTCGCTGCGGGGCTGGTGCACGCGTTCGTGCCGGTGGGGAGCCTGAGCTGGATGAGCCGCGGGTCGCGCCTGCGCCAGGGCGTGGCCGGCATGGCGGTGGGATTGCCGCTCCCCGTCTGTTCATGCGGCGTCGTGCCGCTGTACCAGCAGCTCATTCAGCAGGGCGCAAGCACCACCGCGGCAGTTGCCTTCCTCGTGGCGACGCCGGAGCTCGGCATTGACGCGATCATGCTCTCGATCCCGCTGCTGGGTACGCCGTTCGCCATCGTACGTGTAGTGGCCGCGGGCGCGGCGGCGCTTGGTGTAGCGATGGTGATGGGTGCGCGGATCACCAAGAAGCCGCGCGGCCTGCCGATGGCCGCGCCGGTCGTTGCGCGGACGTTGGGCGACCGGCTCACGCAGGCGGCGCGGTCAGGCTTTGGGGAAATGGTGGATCACACCGCGCCGTGGATTCTCGTGGGGCTGCTGCTGGCCGCCATGGCCGCTCCCATTCTGCAGGGCTCGTGGCTGGCCGCGCTGCCCCGGGGGCTCGATGTCGTGGTGTTCGCCATGATCGGCCTGCCGCTCTACATCTGCGCCAGCGCCTCCACGCCGCTGGTGGCCGTGCTGATCGCGGCGGGCGTATCCCCGGGCGCCGGTCTCGCGCTGCTGCTCACGGGGCCGGCGAGCAACGTGTCCACGATCGGTATTCTCACGCGCATGCACGGACGCGCCTTCGCGCTCGGCTTCACCGCCGCCATGATCGGCTTTGCCATCGCGCTCGGTGTGCTGGTGAATATCGCCCTGCCCACACTCGCCGCGTCGCAGCCGGCGCTCGCGACCGAGACAACCGGCACGCCGATCCAGCTGCTGTCGGTGATCCTGTGCGGTGTGCTCTACGCGGCCAGCGTGATTCGCCGCGGCGCGCGCGGGTTCCTGGGCGAACTCGCCTTCGCCGAGGCGTGA
- a CDS encoding phosphatase PAP2 family protein — translation MTRPPSEHSSHFSWTRWLIVSLVVIAVAHGADPLAWRALRMPDVYDKDWGRLLRSLGYLPTWGAVALAYWLQLRDRPPGGRVAAYLALSPTVGGIVAEVGKILSRRLRPDDTTFGYAFRPYSDHFWSNKGMGLPSSHTLVAFAGAAALARIFPRARWVFYGLAAGCGLTRVMANAHFLSDTVVAACLGVAVGELLASRLRVPDPGAGGLDPS, via the coding sequence ATGACGCGACCGCCGTCGGAGCACTCGTCGCATTTTTCGTGGACGCGCTGGCTGATCGTCTCGCTGGTGGTGATCGCCGTGGCGCATGGGGCCGACCCGCTCGCGTGGCGGGCGCTGCGCATGCCCGACGTCTACGACAAGGATTGGGGGCGCCTGCTGCGCTCTCTGGGCTATCTGCCCACCTGGGGCGCGGTGGCGCTGGCGTACTGGCTGCAGCTGCGAGACCGACCGCCGGGCGGCCGCGTGGCGGCGTATCTGGCCCTCTCTCCCACGGTTGGCGGGATCGTGGCGGAAGTGGGAAAGATCCTGTCCCGCCGGCTGCGCCCCGACGACACCACCTTCGGCTACGCCTTTCGCCCCTACAGCGACCACTTCTGGTCCAACAAGGGGATGGGGCTGCCGAGCAGTCACACACTCGTGGCCTTCGCCGGCGCGGCGGCGCTCGCGCGGATCTTTCCGCGGGCCCGCTGGGTCTTTTACGGCCTGGCGGCCGGGTGTGGGCTGACGCGGGTCATGGCGAACGCCCACTTCCTGAGCGACACGGTCGTGGCGGCCTGCCTGGGGGTGGCCGTCGGGGAGCTGCTGGCGAGCCGACTCCGCGTTCCGGACCCGGGTGCCGGCGGGTTGGATCCTAGCTGA
- a CDS encoding transcriptional repressor, whose product MERNTKQRDAIREVFERTARPLGPTEVLEAGRAQVAGLGIATVYRTINSLVESGWLVPVELPGEAPRYERSGAAHHHHFRCRSCDRVFEIQGCPGDLADLTPAGFVLEAHEVVLYGVCASCAGGAS is encoded by the coding sequence ATGGAACGCAACACGAAGCAGCGCGATGCCATTCGCGAGGTGTTCGAGCGCACGGCGCGGCCCCTGGGGCCCACCGAAGTGCTCGAAGCGGGGCGCGCGCAGGTCGCCGGCCTGGGGATCGCGACGGTCTACCGGACGATCAACTCGCTCGTCGAAAGCGGGTGGCTGGTGCCGGTGGAGCTCCCGGGCGAAGCGCCGCGCTATGAGCGCTCGGGCGCGGCCCACCATCACCACTTCCGCTGCCGCTCGTGTGATCGCGTGTTCGAGATTCAGGGGTGCCCGGGCGACCTCGCCGACCTGACGCCGGCGGGGTTTGTGCTCGAAGCACACGAGGTGGTGCTCTACGGCGTCTGCGCCAGTTGTGCCGGAGGTGCGTCGTGA
- a CDS encoding SCO family protein: protein MTRALTLLATAALALAAACSPELKGEAVTPARDLPAYEFTRADGSHFSTGPSKDQLTVLFFGYTHCPDICPTTLADWKRVHAKLGDDTAKVRFVFVSIDPERDTPAIAQQYAAGYHPSFIGLAGDTATVWRMVKTFGVAVIPDDAQTQQPMPVPMPSGPSMANMQHMHGADTTKLIGHSSQAFLLNRKGQLVAMYPPGTGWQTLLADLQALL, encoded by the coding sequence GTGACTCGTGCCCTCACGTTGCTCGCCACCGCAGCGCTCGCGCTCGCGGCCGCCTGCTCCCCGGAGCTCAAGGGGGAAGCGGTCACTCCGGCGCGCGATCTGCCCGCGTACGAGTTCACGCGCGCGGATGGCTCGCACTTTTCCACCGGCCCGTCGAAGGATCAGCTCACGGTGCTGTTCTTCGGCTACACGCACTGCCCCGACATCTGCCCCACGACGCTCGCCGACTGGAAGCGCGTGCACGCCAAGCTTGGCGACGACACAGCCAAGGTCCGCTTCGTCTTCGTGTCGATCGACCCCGAACGCGACACACCGGCCATCGCGCAGCAGTACGCGGCGGGGTATCACCCGTCGTTCATCGGCCTCGCGGGAGACACGGCCACGGTGTGGCGCATGGTGAAGACGTTCGGCGTCGCCGTGATTCCCGATGACGCGCAGACCCAGCAGCCGATGCCGGTGCCGATGCCCTCAGGGCCATCGATGGCCAACATGCAGCACATGCACGGCGCCGACACGACCAAGCTGATTGGCCATTCGTCGCAGGCCTTCCTGCTCAATCGGAAGGGCCAGCTGGTAGCGATGTATCCCCCGGGGACGGGGTGGCAGACGCTGCTCGCCGATCTGCAGGCGCTGTTGTAG
- the bioF gene encoding 8-amino-7-oxononanoate synthase, giving the protein MSTKLHLPPSTMNAALDEELRALQAAGLKRSLRQVQQRRAGTVLLGNERVSDFASNDYLGLASEPRVARAAMAVLQAEGVGAGAARLISGNFPIHEALEHTLARLKGCDFTLLFPSGYMVNTGAIPALAQHGDVIYSDELNHASLIDGCRLARAAVRVFPHNDLDALDAMLREERHRYRRALIVVEGVYSMDGDFCPLDRLVTIARTHNAWTYVDDAHGTGVLGETGSGTIEHFGMKGQVDIVVGTLGKALGTSGAYVGGSKELVEYLVSKARSFIFTTGSPPALAAATLEALRIADVERWRRDAVRDRARRLRTKLAVGGLAITGPEDGHIVPVVVGDAVRTMAATAELRRRGFLVGGVRPPTVPPGTSRLRISVSAVHPVELVDALAVNVLDVLTRV; this is encoded by the coding sequence ATGTCGACCAAACTCCATCTGCCGCCGAGCACCATGAACGCCGCGCTCGACGAGGAGCTGCGTGCGCTGCAGGCGGCCGGCCTCAAGCGCTCGCTCCGCCAGGTGCAGCAACGCCGCGCCGGCACCGTGCTCCTGGGCAATGAGCGCGTCTCCGATTTTGCGAGCAACGACTATCTCGGCCTGGCCAGCGAACCGCGTGTGGCGCGGGCGGCGATGGCCGTCCTGCAAGCCGAGGGCGTGGGCGCTGGCGCCGCGCGCCTGATCTCGGGGAACTTCCCCATTCACGAAGCGCTCGAGCACACGCTGGCGCGCCTCAAGGGGTGCGACTTCACCCTGCTGTTCCCGTCGGGATACATGGTGAACACGGGCGCCATTCCGGCGCTCGCGCAGCATGGCGACGTGATCTACAGCGACGAACTCAATCACGCGTCGCTCATTGATGGCTGCCGCCTGGCGCGGGCGGCGGTGCGCGTGTTTCCGCACAACGATCTCGACGCGCTCGATGCCATGCTGCGCGAAGAGCGGCACCGCTATCGCCGCGCGCTGATCGTGGTGGAAGGCGTCTATTCCATGGACGGCGACTTCTGCCCGCTGGACCGACTGGTGACGATCGCCCGCACGCACAACGCGTGGACGTATGTAGACGACGCGCACGGCACCGGCGTGCTGGGCGAGACGGGCTCGGGAACCATCGAGCACTTCGGCATGAAGGGGCAGGTCGACATCGTCGTCGGCACGCTCGGCAAGGCGCTCGGCACGTCGGGCGCGTATGTCGGTGGATCGAAGGAGCTCGTGGAGTATCTCGTGAGCAAGGCGCGGTCGTTCATCTTCACCACCGGTTCGCCGCCGGCCCTCGCCGCGGCGACGCTGGAAGCGCTGCGCATTGCCGATGTCGAGCGGTGGCGGCGGGACGCGGTGCGCGATCGCGCGCGGCGCCTCCGCACCAAGCTCGCTGTCGGCGGTCTGGCGATTACCGGCCCCGAAGATGGGCACATCGTGCCGGTGGTGGTGGGCGACGCGGTGCGAACCATGGCCGCTACGGCGGAACTGCGTCGGCGCGGTTTCCTGGTGGGCGGCGTGCGTCCGCCCACGGTGCCGCCGGGGACGTCGCGCCTGCGGATTTCGGTGAGTGCGGTGCATCCGGTGGAGCTGGTGGATGCGCTCGCGGTGAATGTGCTGGACGTGCTGACGCGCGTCTGA
- a CDS encoding adenosylmethionine--8-amino-7-oxononanoate transaminase — MSENLLLHDAAHVWHPYTQHYQSPMPVPIARAEGSWLYRDDGTRILDAISSWWVTTHGHCRPEIVQAIAEQARTLDQVIFAGFTHEPAALLASALVSRLPRGLNRVFFSDNGSTAVEVAIKLSVQSFANAGTPRRLVAALEHAYHGDTFGAMAAGARGVFTQMYEPLLFEVARLPDPSEGDTLAALDALIVDRGSELAAVIVEPLILGAGGMRVWDESVLQGIRARTRAAGVHLIADEVMTGFGRTGPLFACDRADVQPDLICLSKGITGGVLTLGATVATEAIFDAFRSEDRRKTFFHGHSYTANPIACAAALASLELFDEASEDDRIRIEVAQARHLADLADTSGVKAVRQLGTVAAVELDAAPGYLSDIGRELAAFSLEQGVLIRPLGNVAYCLPPYCTTDDELQQVYTVLQRFLSGERAAPLTPGGPIDD; from the coding sequence ATGAGCGAGAATCTCCTGCTGCACGATGCCGCGCATGTGTGGCATCCCTATACCCAGCACTACCAGAGCCCCATGCCGGTGCCGATCGCGCGCGCCGAGGGGAGCTGGCTGTACCGTGATGATGGCACGCGCATTCTCGATGCGATCTCGAGCTGGTGGGTGACCACGCACGGGCACTGCCGCCCGGAGATCGTGCAGGCGATCGCCGAGCAGGCGCGCACGCTCGATCAGGTGATCTTTGCCGGCTTCACCCATGAGCCGGCGGCGCTGCTGGCGAGTGCGCTGGTGTCGCGACTGCCACGTGGGTTGAACCGCGTGTTCTTCTCCGACAACGGGTCGACGGCGGTGGAAGTCGCGATCAAGCTCAGTGTGCAGAGCTTTGCGAACGCCGGCACGCCGCGGCGGCTGGTCGCGGCGCTCGAGCACGCGTATCACGGCGATACCTTCGGAGCGATGGCGGCCGGGGCGCGCGGCGTGTTCACGCAGATGTACGAGCCGCTGCTCTTCGAGGTGGCGCGCCTGCCCGACCCCAGCGAGGGCGATACGCTGGCGGCGCTCGATGCGCTCATTGTCGACCGCGGGAGCGAGCTGGCGGCGGTAATCGTGGAGCCGCTCATTCTGGGCGCCGGCGGTATGCGGGTCTGGGACGAATCGGTACTCCAGGGCATCCGCGCACGGACGCGGGCCGCGGGGGTGCATCTCATCGCCGACGAGGTGATGACGGGCTTCGGGCGTACCGGGCCGCTCTTTGCCTGCGACCGGGCGGATGTGCAGCCGGACCTGATCTGCCTCTCCAAGGGGATCACCGGCGGCGTGCTAACGCTCGGCGCCACCGTGGCCACCGAGGCCATTTTCGACGCGTTCCGGAGCGAGGACCGGCGGAAGACCTTCTTCCATGGGCACTCGTACACGGCCAATCCGATCGCCTGTGCGGCGGCGCTGGCCAGCCTCGAGCTCTTCGACGAAGCCAGCGAGGACGACCGCATCCGGATCGAGGTAGCCCAGGCGCGGCACCTCGCGGATCTCGCGGACACGAGCGGGGTGAAAGCAGTGCGACAGCTGGGTACGGTTGCCGCGGTCGAGCTCGACGCGGCACCGGGCTACCTGAGCGATATTGGCCGCGAACTCGCGGCGTTCTCGCTCGAGCAGGGGGTCCTCATCCGCCCCCTCGGGAACGTGGCCTACTGTCTCCCTCCGTACTGCACCACCGACGACGAACTCCAGCAGGTCTACACCGTGCTCCAGCGCTTCCTCTCCGGCGAACGTGCGGCCCCCCTCACGCCGGGTGGGCCGATCGATGACTGA
- the bioD gene encoding dethiobiotin synthase, translated as MTELLTGVRRLAVTGTDTGIGKTVVACALAALARERGMRVGAMKPLESGIEERPIGEDGLASDAERLRRACGSVDSLTDVRPYVLREPLAPMVAAQRAGVAISLDELERARLVLERDRELLLVEGAGGLMVPITPSLNYLDLFARWECELLLVAGNRLGVLNHVLLTLRAAESVGIPVAGVVLTSISPRDASLAEATNYDALRQLVPSVPLYRFPWIDRCDDLEALAVAAAGAGLDSVLATGIVQADGL; from the coding sequence ATGACTGAGCTGCTCACCGGCGTCCGTCGCCTGGCCGTCACCGGGACCGACACTGGCATCGGCAAGACGGTGGTGGCCTGCGCGCTCGCCGCGCTGGCCCGCGAGCGCGGCATGCGCGTGGGCGCCATGAAGCCGCTCGAAAGCGGCATCGAAGAGCGCCCGATTGGCGAGGACGGACTCGCGAGTGATGCTGAGCGCTTGCGGCGGGCGTGCGGATCGGTGGATTCGTTGACGGACGTGCGACCCTACGTGCTGCGTGAACCGCTGGCGCCGATGGTCGCGGCGCAGCGCGCGGGGGTGGCCATTTCACTCGATGAGCTGGAACGTGCGCGCCTGGTGCTGGAGCGTGATCGCGAGCTGTTGCTGGTCGAAGGCGCGGGTGGGCTCATGGTGCCGATCACGCCGTCCCTGAACTACCTCGACCTCTTCGCGCGCTGGGAGTGCGAGCTGCTGCTCGTGGCAGGAAACCGGTTGGGCGTGTTGAACCACGTGCTGCTCACGCTGCGCGCCGCCGAGTCGGTGGGCATTCCGGTGGCGGGGGTCGTGCTCACCTCGATCTCGCCGCGCGATGCGTCGCTGGCCGAGGCGACCAACTACGACGCGCTGCGCCAGCTCGTGCCGTCGGTGCCGTTGTATCGCTTTCCGTGGATTGACCGGTGCGATGACCTCGAGGCGCTGGCCGTGGCGGCGGCGGGGGCGGGGCTCGATTCGGTGCTGGCGACTGGCATTGTGCAGGCGGACGGCCTGTAG
- the bioB gene encoding biotin synthase BioB, with translation MSQPNWQSLADKSLAGELLTRDEARAVLNAPDSELLDQLAAAYRVRRAAWGNRVRLHFLLNAQSGLCPEDCGYCSQSKISAAEIEKYPMMAQDKIMEAADRAAQLKAGTLCMVISGRAPGETVFGKVLDAVKAVRAKHDLKICACLGLLNEEQVLRLKEAGVETVNHNLNTSANYTPEIVSTHTFEDRVNTVEAVKKAGMKTCSGGILGMGESDDDVIDLALSLRELDVKSVPVNFLIPVPGTSFEGQNALNPRRCLRMLCLYRFLLPTQEIRISGGREVHLRSMQVMGLYPANSIFVGDYLTTQGQTAREDLRMIEDAGFVLETPEGEEYTGDPMEGVPDAYPRAPLPLVEV, from the coding sequence ATGTCTCAGCCGAACTGGCAGTCCCTCGCCGACAAGTCGCTCGCCGGAGAGCTCCTCACCCGTGACGAAGCGCGTGCGGTGTTGAACGCGCCCGACAGCGAACTGCTCGACCAGCTGGCCGCCGCCTATCGCGTGCGGCGGGCGGCGTGGGGGAACCGGGTGCGGCTGCACTTCCTGCTCAACGCCCAGAGCGGCCTCTGCCCCGAAGACTGCGGCTACTGCTCGCAGAGCAAGATTTCGGCGGCGGAGATCGAGAAGTACCCCATGATGGCGCAGGACAAGATCATGGAGGCGGCCGATCGCGCGGCGCAGCTCAAGGCGGGGACGCTGTGCATGGTGATCAGCGGGCGCGCGCCGGGCGAGACGGTGTTCGGCAAGGTGCTCGACGCCGTGAAGGCGGTGCGCGCCAAGCACGATCTCAAGATCTGCGCCTGCCTGGGGCTCCTGAATGAAGAGCAGGTGCTGCGCCTCAAGGAGGCCGGTGTCGAGACGGTGAACCACAATCTCAACACGTCGGCCAACTACACGCCGGAGATCGTCTCCACGCACACGTTCGAAGATCGCGTGAACACCGTGGAAGCCGTGAAGAAGGCCGGCATGAAGACGTGCAGCGGCGGCATTCTGGGGATGGGCGAAAGCGACGACGATGTGATCGATCTCGCGCTGTCGCTCCGGGAGCTCGACGTGAAAAGCGTACCGGTGAACTTCCTGATCCCGGTGCCCGGCACGAGCTTCGAAGGGCAGAACGCGCTCAATCCGCGCCGCTGCCTGCGCATGCTCTGCCTCTATCGTTTCCTGCTCCCCACGCAGGAAATCCGCATCTCTGGTGGACGCGAAGTGCACCTGCGCAGCATGCAGGTGATGGGGCTCTACCCCGCCAACTCAATCTTCGTGGGCGACTACCTCACCACGCAGGGGCAGACGGCGCGCGAAGATCTGCGCATGATCGAAGACGCCGGCTTTGTGCTCGAAACGCCCGAAGGCGAGGAGTACACGGGCGACCCGATGGAAGGCGTGCCCGACGCCTACCCGCGCGCGCCGCTGCCGCTGGTTGAAGTCTGA
- a CDS encoding DsbA family oxidoreductase — protein sequence MPISLELYADLVCPWCWIGDRRLFTALAQVRTAHPEETFEVTWRPFQLDPTMPAEGRDFDTFVSEKFGGRAAAAPMFARVTEAGAPDGIPFHFERITRFPNTVRGHALVLHAQQSGRDPWPLVEALFAAHFELGQDTGDLETLVGIATAHGFTDADAREVLTSGRYDVDVQQSQNEAARLGIQGVPFVVLDGRYGVSGAQPLHVFVEALTRVAADK from the coding sequence ATGCCCATCTCCCTCGAGCTGTACGCCGACCTGGTGTGTCCCTGGTGCTGGATCGGCGACCGCCGCCTCTTCACCGCGCTCGCGCAGGTCCGGACCGCGCACCCCGAGGAGACGTTCGAGGTCACGTGGCGTCCCTTCCAGCTCGACCCGACGATGCCGGCGGAGGGACGCGATTTCGACACGTTCGTGTCCGAGAAGTTCGGGGGACGTGCCGCGGCGGCGCCGATGTTTGCGCGCGTGACCGAGGCCGGCGCGCCCGATGGCATTCCGTTTCACTTCGAGCGCATCACGCGCTTTCCCAACACCGTGCGCGGGCACGCGCTGGTGCTGCACGCGCAGCAGTCGGGGCGCGATCCGTGGCCACTGGTGGAGGCGCTCTTTGCGGCGCACTTCGAGCTCGGCCAGGATACCGGTGACCTCGAGACGCTGGTCGGCATCGCCACCGCGCATGGCTTCACCGACGCCGACGCGCGCGAGGTGCTCACCAGCGGCCGTTACGATGTGGATGTGCAGCAGAGCCAAAACGAAGCGGCACGCCTCGGAATCCAGGGCGTGCCGTTCGTGGTGCTCGATGGGCGCTACGGCGTGAGCGGTGCGCAGCCGCTCCATGTCTTTGTCGAAGCGCTCACGCGCGTCGCCGCCGACAAGTAG